The Plectropomus leopardus isolate mb unplaced genomic scaffold, YSFRI_Pleo_2.0 unplaced_scaffold16371, whole genome shotgun sequence genome contains a region encoding:
- the LOC121964614 gene encoding neuropeptide Y receptor type 6-like, producing the protein MLERSRRTQGAQRINAMLLAIVVAFALCWLPLNVFNTLFDWHHQALPDCQHDAVFSACHLTAMASTCINPVVYGFLNSNFQRELKSTLQRCRCGRRAAESYESFPLSTVGSDAVTKATSINRAGSMSPRAEIGSVVPLKCVPANSFTL; encoded by the coding sequence ATGCTGGAGCGCAGCCGCAGGACGCAGGGCGCCCAGAGGATCAACGCCATGCTGCTCGCCATCGTGGTGGCGTTCGCTCTGTGCTGGCTGCCGCTCAACGTCTTCAACACGCTGTTCGACTGGCACCACCAGGCCCTGCCCGACTGCCAGCACGACGCCGTCTTCTCCGCCTGCCACCTGACCGCCATGGCGTCCACCTGCATCAACCCCGTGGTGTATGGCTTCCTCAACAGCAACTTCCAGCGCGAGCTCAAGTCCACGCTGCAGCGCTGCCGGTGCGGGCGCCGCGCCGCCGAGAGCTACGAGAGCTTCCCGCTCTCCACGGTGGGCAGCGACGCCGTCACCAAGGCGACCTCGATCAATAGGGCGGGCTCCATGTCGCCCAGAGCAGAGATCGGCTCCGTGGTCCCGCTCAAATGCGTCCCCGCCAACAGCTTCACCCTCTGA